Below is a genomic region from Coleofasciculus sp. FACHB-1120.
TGAAGCTGCCATACCTGGAACCTTAAGACCGCTGATGGACTGGTTGATGGCAGCCGCACGCAGAAATTAAAAATGAAGAATTGCCTCTTCCATTAAAAATGGAAGCCTTTTTAATTTAAATCACTCCCACTTCTTTCCAACCTGTGCGGACTGCATTTTGCTCCTGAGAGCCTTCCCCGTAAAGTTCTCCAGCGACTTTAACGAGAGTATTCGCAGCCCGTTTAAAATTCGCTCTAGAACGAAGGCGATCGCGTAAAGCGATATACCAGATTTTCCCTGCCTTTTCCCAAGCGTAGCCACCAATTTCCACCGCTGCTAAATAAAAGGCACGATTGGCAATTCCTGAATTGATATGCACGCCCCCGTTATCTTCCAGCCCTTTATAGCGGTCTTTATAAGTCGCAGGCTGGGGGTCTTTGCCTAGCACTGGGTCGTCGTAAGCTGTCCCCGGTGCCTTCATTGAGCGAATCCCAACGCCCTTAACATTGGCGGTAAACAAACCTTCCCCGATAATCCAGTCAGCTTCCTCGGCGGTCTGATTGAGAACCCGCTGTTTTACCAGAGAACCAAAGACATCGGAAAAAGATTCGTTCAGTGCGCCGGATTCGCCGTAATAGATTAAATTGGCTTCATATTGGGTAACGCCGTGGGTTAGCTCATGCCCAATCACATCAATCGCCTTAGTAAAGCGTTCAAAAATCTCTCCATCCCCATCACCGTAGACCATTTGGTCGCCGTTCCAAAAAGCGTTGTCATACTTCACGTCAAAATGAACCGTCGAGTCCAAACGCAGCCCTCGATCGTCGATGGAGTTCCGCTCGAACAACTCTTCGTACAAGTCATAAGTCGCACCCGATCCGTCGTAGGCTTCGTTGATCGCAGGATCGTCGCTGGGCGGATCGCCTTCACTACGCGCCAAGGTGCCTGGTAGGTCGCTGCCATTTTTGGCATCAAAGATGGTACGACGCTTCTCACCTGCTGATACTGCAAACGAGATATTACCGACTGTCAAGCGTCGTCCCCGAAACTGTTCTGACGTAGTTAAGGTTTGAAAAGCCCATGCCCGCTGCTCAGGGTTGCCATTTTGGAGAACCTCCCTCAGCATATGAGGAGGAACGATACAACAAATAGGATGAAGTCTACCGCAGCAAGGTTGCACTGCCGCTCTTTTTTTTCTTGACTGCATAAATGATTTCCTTTGTCAACTAGATTTCAGAAGGTGGATGATCAACCCATTCAATCCAATCCGTTCTAGTTATCAAGAATTGGGCAATTTCGTTACAAAAAGTAACTCAAACGTCTGATTGATCGCTCTAGCTGTTTATTATGTACCTCCTCCATATCAGTTGAGGTGAGGAGTCTTATCCTTTGGGATTAGCACTCGGTGCCAGTGAGTGCTAAATTGGAAGATCGGAAGCGCTCTTGAAACCGAATATGGCGAAGTTAATTGCATTTAATGACGAATCGCGGCGGGCGCTAGAGCGGGGAGTAAATGCCCTGGCAGACGCCGTTAAGATTACGCTGGGGCCGAAGGGACGAAATGTCCTTCTGGAGAAAAAGTTTGGCGCACCCCAAATTGTGAACGATGGGATCACCGTTGCCAAGGAAATTGAATTAGAAGATCCCTTGGAAAACACAGGCGCTAGACTCATTCAGGAAGTAGCGTCAAAAACCAAGGATATCGCTGGTGATGGCACGACTACGGCAACGGTTCTAGCTCAAGCGATGATTCGTGAGGGTTTAAAGAACGTAGCGGCTGGGGCGAACCCAGTGAGTCTGCGCCGGGGAATCGAAAAAACGATTGCCCTGTTAGTGGAGGAAATTGCAGCGATCGCGAAGCCAGTGGAAGGGAGTGCGATCGCGCAAGTGGCAACCGTCTCCGCTGGTAACGATGAAGAAGTCGGCAAAATGATTGCCGAAGCAATGGATAAAGTCACCAAAGACGGCGTGATCACCGTTGAAGAATCCAAATCGATGGCAACCGAACTGGATGTCGTTGAGGGGATGCAGATCGACCGCGGCTACATTTCTCCTTACTTCATCACCGATGCCGAACGAATGGTGGTGGAATATGAAAACGTCCGAATTTTGATGACGGATAAGAAAATCAACTCCATTCAAGATTTGATTCCCGTCTTAGAAAAAGTTGCCCGTTCCGGTCAAGCTTTGCTGATTGTTGCCGAAGACATCGAAGGGGAAGCTTTGGCAACTTTGGTGGTAAACAAAGCGCGGGGCGTACTGAACGTAGCCGCCATCAAAGCGCCTGGATTTGGCGAACGACGCAAAGCAATGCTGCAAGATATCGCCGTTCTCACCGGCGGTCAGCTAAT
It encodes:
- a CDS encoding M4 family metallopeptidase; its protein translation is MQSRKKRAAVQPCCGRLHPICCIVPPHMLREVLQNGNPEQRAWAFQTLTTSEQFRGRRLTVGNISFAVSAGEKRRTIFDAKNGSDLPGTLARSEGDPPSDDPAINEAYDGSGATYDLYEELFERNSIDDRGLRLDSTVHFDVKYDNAFWNGDQMVYGDGDGEIFERFTKAIDVIGHELTHGVTQYEANLIYYGESGALNESFSDVFGSLVKQRVLNQTAEEADWIIGEGLFTANVKGVGIRSMKAPGTAYDDPVLGKDPQPATYKDRYKGLEDNGGVHINSGIANRAFYLAAVEIGGYAWEKAGKIWYIALRDRLRSRANFKRAANTLVKVAGELYGEGSQEQNAVRTGWKEVGVI
- the groL gene encoding chaperonin GroEL (60 kDa chaperone family; promotes refolding of misfolded polypeptides especially under stressful conditions; forms two stacked rings of heptamers to form a barrel-shaped 14mer; ends can be capped by GroES; misfolded proteins enter the barrel where they are refolded when GroES binds), with translation MAKLIAFNDESRRALERGVNALADAVKITLGPKGRNVLLEKKFGAPQIVNDGITVAKEIELEDPLENTGARLIQEVASKTKDIAGDGTTTATVLAQAMIREGLKNVAAGANPVSLRRGIEKTIALLVEEIAAIAKPVEGSAIAQVATVSAGNDEEVGKMIAEAMDKVTKDGVITVEESKSMATELDVVEGMQIDRGYISPYFITDAERMVVEYENVRILMTDKKINSIQDLIPVLEKVARSGQALLIVAEDIEGEALATLVVNKARGVLNVAAIKAPGFGERRKAMLQDIAVLTGGQLISEEVGLSLDTVSLEMLGTAQKITIDKENTTIVAGDAKTADVQKRIAQIRKQLEETDSDYDTEKLQERIAKLAGGVAVIKVGAATETELKDRKLRIEDALNATKAAVEEGIVPGGGATLIYLSKKVAQIKDSLDTEEKVGADIVGKSLEAPLRQMADNAGVEGSVIVEKVRETDLNIGYNAATDTFEDLIAAGIIDPAKVVRSALQNAGSIAGMVLTTEALVVEKPEKPGAGAPDMGGMGGMGGMGGMGGMGGMGGMGMM